The Nicotiana tomentosiformis chromosome 9, ASM39032v3, whole genome shotgun sequence genome contains the following window.
TTAACGTCACCCCAAACAAACATCTTTGCATAATTTTCTATTAGATGTGGATGCTTAAATCCTTCAAGCAACAGAAACATAACATCCTCCAAATCTAGAGAAGGAAAGAACTACAAAGGAACAGAGATGAGATGCTTTGCACCAGATATCCATACTTAAAACACTTCAGAGACAAAGATCCATTTCAAGCAGAAAAGACTAGAAAGAAAAAGACCAAAAAACAAACACGTGGTGATCTGCAAAAGCAGGAACCAACTTCTTTGTATTGATTGATGAGAAGATAACAATTTAGTCCGTAAGAGCAATCATTGCTGCTATTTACAGTTGCTAATTCACAAAAATTGCTATTCTGAACATTTCTTGACTGGAGAAATAATGTACAGCCAAACTTGTGTTCTCCACTCATTTCTTTTTCAAGGTAAAACATGAGACCCTTTCTAAACAAATAATAAACTTATCCACAAAACCTTCATACTTCAAAAGCAGGGTAAACAAAATCAAGTACCCCAAAGTAGAAAAGTAAAACAAGATAAAGTGGACTCATCACCAATCTATGGGAACTTTTTACATAAAGAATTTCTCTCCAAAAACGGATCAACAACTATGTCCTCGTTAGGCCACAATTTCCTATCTAACACATGCTCAACTAGTTTTGAATGTCACTTACAGACAAAACTGAGTTTCCTCATCATTTTATTCCCATTTAAcaatttaatattttctttttcacttCCTTGAAGATTAGGCAAAAATGAAAAAACAAGTAAAACATCTACAGTTCGTTTTTTCCAGAAAACCACTCAGTTTCTATGAAAACTGAGTTTAGTTACAAAGCAATCTGGTGTACAACCCTAGTAAGCACTCGCCTGAATTgaagtcaaacaatgtgcagCTCTAATTGCCCGAGATACAAGCACCAAACCAAACCTGCAACAGGTTAATAGAGTTCCTAAGTAACAGCCAAACAAGGCCAGGAAAAGAACCAGAGAATGAGggaaaaaataaatagaaagagaAAGCAGGGAGGGAAAGAAACAAAGCCATAAGATTTGGTATTTACGTTGCCTCCTCCAAGGAATATATTCGTAGCTCATACATAACCCGATGGGCTGCAATAGGATGTCTGGTAGGTGAAGTTGCAGCACCCATGGCATCATGGTGAAGTTGTCCGTGAAAACCAGGATCAGCTTCCATGTTAGGCAGAATACATGCAACACAAGCTGCTAAAAATCTCCCACATGGTGAAAAGTGGGCTCCCATTTCACTGAAGTAGACAATATACATGAATCATGTAAGCATTCAGAACAGTTAATCATATGCCATGTCTGGTTTTACACTAACATAACAATTAACAATTAGGAGCAGTCAAATAACTTGAAAAGTACGGTTCAGAGGCTTATCATCAACTACCCTAAGAGAAAAATTAGATCAAGCAGCTAGTACAGCATGAGGGATAGTTTAGTAGCCTCCTTCAAGATTAATACATATCACTTCAAGCCAAAGCTTTTAACAGTAGAAATTATCTCACCTACAAAGCACAGCATGTGGTATCATTAAGCGACACTTTTCAGCATCAAGCGGTGCACAGGGAGCCTTAACATCATACGGCCATATTCTGAGTTTCACAGTGCAAGGCAATTCGGGAGCCGCTGCTGCAGCCAGTGAAGTAGCTATCTCTGACTGGAACCGACTCATAAAAGCTTGAGAATCATTTTCATCATGTACAACGTTAATGGGAGCAGCGGTATCACCAGATCCAACAACAGGTATCGCTCTAGAGCGTGAAGAACGGTGACGAGAACCAGATCTTCCAGACCTTGGATGATTACTGTTTGAAATGACTGACGGAACTGCAGGAGGATGTTCTACTTCACCATAAGCCGATACACTATTTGTGGTACCACTGTGCTCTGAATGAATTGCTCGTCGGCCAGCTTGGCTTTGGCCAATCAACCATCCTTGCAAGAAAGGTAATTCCCAGTATGCAGGGTCACTGAAAGGGAAAAATTGATTGTTTCTTTCCTCAGCCGGCACATCAGTCTCCATAGGATCAACTACAGGTTCAGATGCATTCTCAGTATACCTAACAGAAGAACCAGTCTGAGCTTGTGCAGGAGATAAAGTTGGCTCAACAGGGGACAATAAAAGTTCATATTGGCCAGAAGGAGTTGAGTAAGTGAGAAGTCGGACAGATGCAGAAGTGTCCGCTCTGTGCTGTGTGCTGTCAGAAGCCATGTCTGCATCGCTCTGCTGCAAAGGCATTCTAGGATCACCTCTAGCGATTGATGGCCAGATCATGAATGGTAGAGACATGATCGGCAATTCATTTGCTGAAGCAGATCGGTAAGTGGAGTGAGCATCTGTCAAATACACAGTAGGAGGAGGGTACCGCAAGTTACCCGGAGAAGTTGCAATCGTCATTGAAGAATCTGATGAGTCCAGATCATTGACCTATAAAACACGAGTGTTGATAAGATCTACAGCATTCATAACTTACAACCCAAAATAACAACACCAGAAAATACCTCAGCTGTTAAAAGAAATGGGGCACCATGTGGGTGGAAATGTACAGCACGAAGTGAACGTCTTGTCTTTAGTATGATAGCTGGTGAAGATGCTTCCCCTCTTCTGTTGTAGTGCCACATATACAGCTACCATAGATTGAAACATCATCATTACAACCAGAAGTTGCAATGAACAAACCAAAATGTATTGGATTCCGTGTTTCTTACCTTGTGGCCTGAAGCAACAGCCAGAACTTCCCCTTGGGCATGGAAGGCAATGGATGCAATAGGACGATCTGCAGGATAAAATTTCCACCATATGTATTAACAAAACAAAAGAGTAAAGAGCAATGCTTTTTGTTCAACCAGCAAGATGTTACAGGTTATTACAAAAATCACGTGATCCTATACACTCGGCAGTTTTTGCATCCCATAAACGAACTTCATGGTCTAAACTTCCACTTGCAAGTATATCAGAGTATAATGGATGGAAACGAACCTGCAGAATTTCAACCACAATGTTAGATATCAATGCAGGAATGAGATATTCAAAGTTGAAAGAAGCAATATCAGCACAGCCAAGAGCATATGAAATAAGGAACCACCAGAGACTGCCAAAACAAAACTACAGACAACATAGAAAAGCCTCAAAAGTTGCAGCCTTCTTTCATTGGGGTGGGGGTCAAAAGAATTGAAAGGCTTAGACATGGGAGCAAAACATCAAGCATTTATCTCTCTATCTTTTTTCTTGTTCTGATAAGTACCAAGCATTTATCTGCATTAATATTTGATATCAGTTATCAGATTGGATAGTTTAGCTCCCTTAGAAGCATATCCACAAACATAAAGTAAAAGGAATATAATGTTTCAAGCTCTTTGACATTTTGCAAAGCAATTATATGCCTTCTAAACATTGTGTCTGACCAAAATCCCAGCGTTTTCAATCATTATCATTATTACCTAATTGACTGAAATATTGTTTTCCAAGTAGATAATGAGTTCATCCAAGAATGCAGCATAACTATTTCAGATGAGTAAAGATCACAAAACAGCCTTACCACCCAAGGAGTCCTGCGATGTCCACTTAACACCTTTAAGCACTTTCCACTTTGGCAATCAATTATCTTTACTGTGTGATCTCCGCTGCCGCCATGGTAACAAAATATTTCAACAAACTTGACAGAGAAGCATAAATAATGAAATTTGCTCAACCCAATATAGGTGACATATTTGCCTATATACCAATTCACAATATTGACAAAGGATTCTTTTTTTAAGATACGAATATAGCAACTGCGGATACAGAAATGGATATGCAATTATTACATTGACTCAAAGATGTGTATTAGATAGACAGTTTTAATATCTGAGGGAAGAAATAAGAAATTGGGTCAAATTAACCAACAAGACACTAAAATGCATAACATAATAGATACTTGAACATGAAAACGTGTTCGAAGAGAGACTGACTGAGTAGAAGCGAGTGTCTTCCCATCAGGACTGAATGCCGCAGCAATAGTAGACCTAGGCGGAGGCAACAGTGGACAATACTTAGCTGAAAAATGTCTCAATGACTCTGCCTCTACCCTGATAAAATTAAAATAGACGATATGAGAAAGCACAATTAAATATTTGCAGCTATAATTAACTTtgcgaaaaagaaaaaaaaaacagacaGAATGTAACTACCATGATATAAGACCCTGTCTCGGGTCTCTTGCTACTTGGCTTTTTAATCCACAGGAATGAACAGAACATTTAGAGTTCTCACCCCAAAACTTCTTAGAACTGCGTTTAGTTCGAGGAGATACCTCCCTCCTCGTTAGCAGCTGAAAGACATTACCGCAGCTGGCAAAGAATTAAACCACCTCAGCAACCAAAATACAAGCAAATCTGTGCAATCTAATTTAAAAGTTTCACACTGTTGTACATACCCACAAAAGTTTTATCTTTGAGAAAATACTCACAATGTTCATCATACCCATGTGTATAATAAACACAACTTTTTTGATATGGTAAACACCACCACCGCCCCCCACACCAAAAAATCCCTCAAGGTTGGATACTGAGGGTCCCTTCCACTATGCTATACCCCCCTTGTAATATAACTAAATATAGTTGCACCCAATGGtatggcctagtggtcaatgaagagGGAAaagaaactaaggactcatgttTATATCCCATTGGAGggaaaaacactaggtgatttcttctcattTGCCTAACCTATGATGGTGGAGCTAGCAGGTAACGCGTGGAATAATCAAGGTGCGCGCAAGCTGGTCCAGACACCACCGtcataaaaattaataataaaatacatCACTAAACAGAACTGATATATTTCCAATCTTTGAAAAATTAATTTCCAACTGAATCCAA
Protein-coding sequences here:
- the LOC104085667 gene encoding uncharacterized protein isoform X2; its protein translation is MRASLWPENSSSDSSTSISRRRNSPPHSIAQNPNYKHSCGNVFQLLTRREVSPRTKRSSKKFWGENSKCSVHSCGLKSQVARDPRQGLISWVEAESLRHFSAKYCPLLPPPRSTIAAAFSPDGKTLASTHGDHTVKIIDCQSGKCLKVLSGHRRTPWVVRFHPLYSDILASGSLDHEVRLWDAKTAECIGSRDFYRPIASIAFHAQGEVLAVASGHKLYMWHYNRRGEASSPAIILKTRRSLRAVHFHPHGAPFLLTAEVNDLDSSDSSMTIATSPANELPIMSLPFMIWPSIARGDPRMPLQQSDADMASDSTQHRADTSASVRLLTYSTPSGQYELLLSPVEPTLSPAQAQTGSSVRYTENASEPVVDPMETDVPAEERNNQFFPFSDPAYWELPFLQGWLIGQSQAGRRAIHSEHSGTTNSVSAYGEVEHPPAVPSVISNSNHPRSGRSGSRHRSSRSRAIPVVGSGDTAAPINVVHDENDSQAFMSRFQSEIATSLAAAAAPELPCTVKLRIWPYDVKAPCAPLDAEKCRLMIPHAVLCSEMGAHFSPCGRFLAACVACILPNMEADPGFHGQLHHDAMGAATSPTRHPIAAHRVMYELRIYSLEEATFGLVLVSRAIRAAHCLTSIQFSPTSEHLLLAYGRRHGSLLKSIVIDGDTTVPVYTILEVYRVSDMELVRVLPSAEDEVNVACFHPLVGGGLVYGTKEGKLRIFQFDKSNGLDRTVSCFPDEDMLEVPTYALEG
- the LOC104085667 gene encoding uncharacterized protein isoform X1 encodes the protein MRASLWPENSSSDSSTSISRRRNSPPHSIAQNPNYKHSCGNVFQLLTRREVSPRTKRSSKKFWGENSKCSVHSCGLKSQVARDPRQGLISWVEAESLRHFSAKYCPLLPPPRSTIAAAFSPDGKTLASTHGDHTVKIIDCQSGKCLKVLSGHRRTPWVVRFHPLYSDILASGSLDHEVRLWDAKTAECIGSRDFYRPIASIAFHAQGEVLAVASGHKLYMWHYNRRGEASSPAIILKTRRSLRAVHFHPHGAPFLLTAEVNDLDSSDSSMTIATSPGNLRYPPPTVYLTDAHSTYRSASANELPIMSLPFMIWPSIARGDPRMPLQQSDADMASDSTQHRADTSASVRLLTYSTPSGQYELLLSPVEPTLSPAQAQTGSSVRYTENASEPVVDPMETDVPAEERNNQFFPFSDPAYWELPFLQGWLIGQSQAGRRAIHSEHSGTTNSVSAYGEVEHPPAVPSVISNSNHPRSGRSGSRHRSSRSRAIPVVGSGDTAAPINVVHDENDSQAFMSRFQSEIATSLAAAAAPELPCTVKLRIWPYDVKAPCAPLDAEKCRLMIPHAVLCSEMGAHFSPCGRFLAACVACILPNMEADPGFHGQLHHDAMGAATSPTRHPIAAHRVMYELRIYSLEEATFGLVLVSRAIRAAHCLTSIQFSPTSEHLLLAYGRRHGSLLKSIVIDGDTTVPVYTILEVYRVSDMELVRVLPSAEDEVNVACFHPLVGGGLVYGTKEGKLRIFQFDKSNGLDRTVSCFPDEDMLEVPTYALEG
- the LOC104085667 gene encoding uncharacterized protein isoform X3, which translates into the protein MRASLWPENSSSDSSTSISRRRNSPPHSIAQNPNYKHSCGNVFQLLTRREVSPRTKRSSKKFWGENSKCSVHSCGLKSQVARDPRQGLISWVEAESLRHFSAKYCPLLPPPRSTIAAAFSPDGKTLASTHGDHTVKIIDCQSGKCLKVLSGHRRTPWVVRFHPLYSDILASGSLDHEVRLWDAKTAECIGSRDFYRPIASIAFHAQGEVLAVASGHKLYMWHYNRRGEASSPAIILKTRRSLRAVHFHPHGAPFLLTAEVNDLDSSDSSMTIATSPGNLRYPPPTVYLTDAHSTYRSASANELPIMSLPFMIWPSIARGDPRMPLQQSDADMASDSTQHRADTSASVRLLTYSTPSGQYELLLSPVEPTLSPAQAQTGSSVRYTENASEPVVDPMETDVPAEERNNQFFPFSDPAYWELPFLQGWLIGQSQAGRRAIHSEHSGTTNSVSAYGEVEHPPAVPSVISNSNHPRSGRSGSRHRSSRSRAIPVVGSGDTAAPINVVHDENDSQAFMSRFQSEIATSLAAAAAPELPCTVKLRIWPYDVKAPCAPLDAEKCRLMIPHAVLCSEMGAHFSPCGRFLAACVACILPNMEADPGFHGQLHHDAMGAATSPTRHPIAAHRVMYELRIYSLEEATFGLVLVSRAIRAAHCLTSIQFSPTSEHLLLAYGRRHGSLLKSIVIDGDTTVPVYTILEVRAWLYPGLLWNASFSPPPRLGHGLQSFGYGTCESSSQCRG